Part of the Nostoc sp. ATCC 53789 genome, TCTTTGTGGAGGCTGTACCAGCAAAAAGTTAGTTTGGGAATCCCAGATATGAAAACCTAATTGTTTCAAGTCTATTGATAGCTGATTCCGCGATGCTTTAATCTTTGCCACACAAGCATTTTTATAAGCTTGATCGGTAATGGCAGCCGTGCCAATTGCACAAGCGATCGCATCAATGTTATAGCTATCCTTGACTTTAAACAATCCCTGCAACAGTTTAGGATTCGCCACTCCAAATCCCAATCGCAGTCCAGCCAACGAGTAGCCCTTAGAAAGGGTACGAATTATGATGACATTTTCGTATTCCTTTACCAAAGCCAACGCATTCTCTTCGGTAAAATCTATGTATGCTTCATCAATCACCAAAACTCCAGATAACTGGCTGGCTAATTGGCGCAGTTCGTTAGTTGCTACCAGATGCCCCGATGGACTATTGGGCGACGCAATAAATGTGACAGAACCATTGGCAGCAACCAGTTCTTCCAAAGGTAAACTGTAGTCCTCGCTGTAGGAAATTTCAATAATTTCCGCAGCCTGCATTTCTGCTAATGTACGATATAGCACATAAGTGGGCATCGGATAAACTACCTTCTTTCCAGGTTCTGCACAGGCTCGAATTATTACGCTCAACAATTCGTCACTGCCATTGCCTACAATAATCCAATCGCTAGGAACTCCTAAAACTTTACTTGCGGCTTCTCGAAATTCCCCGCCGAAAGGTTCTGGATATCGCCGCAACCACTCCCCCTCAATATTTTGTAGTACAGCTAGTGCCGCAGGAGAAGGAGGATAGGGGTTCTCGTTGCTGTTGAGTTTAATTATCTGTGTACCACGCTGGGGCTGCTCACCGGGAATATAGCTAGCCATTGCATCAACATTGGAGCGAAAGTAATTAGTCATAGGGCATTGGTTGTGTATCTTAAGCAAATTTCAACCCACAATTTCTGACGATATCGTTTTTTGTCGTTTACAAAATACGGCTTTAAGACTTACATACCATACAGAGTTATGCTGTGAATCAACATAAATACGTCATTTCAGGTGTTTATTAATAATTGATGATAATAAATAGACCTGCGTCGTAGGGGCAATTCATGAATTGTCCCTACGGGGAAAGTATTTGAACGCTTATTTCCCCTCAAAAATGTTTAAATCTCGTTAGAAAATAGAACCAGGGGGCAAAGGAGCAAGAAAAGAATAACAATATCCAATGACCAATGACAAATGACCAATGACAAATGACAAATCATCACCGATATATTATTTTTTACAAACCCTATGGCGTTCTCAGCCAATTTACAAAAGATGCTCCCACACATAGCACCCTGAAAGATTATATAGATGTACCTGATGTCTATCCTGTAGGACGCTTAGACTGGGATAGTGAAGGATTACTGCTGTTAACGAATGATGGACAATTGCAACATCGCCTTGCCCATCCGCGTTTTGGTCATAAACGTACTTACTGGGTACAGGTAGAGC contains:
- the hisC gene encoding histidinol-phosphate transaminase: MTNYFRSNVDAMASYIPGEQPQRGTQIIKLNSNENPYPPSPAALAVLQNIEGEWLRRYPEPFGGEFREAASKVLGVPSDWIIVGNGSDELLSVIIRACAEPGKKVVYPMPTYVLYRTLAEMQAAEIIEISYSEDYSLPLEELVAANGSVTFIASPNSPSGHLVATNELRQLASQLSGVLVIDEAYIDFTEENALALVKEYENVIIIRTLSKGYSLAGLRLGFGVANPKLLQGLFKVKDSYNIDAIACAIGTAAITDQAYKNACVAKIKASRNQLSIDLKQLGFHIWDSQTNFLLVQPPQRNAEYLYQKLKEQGILIRYFKQPGLDDKLRITVGTDEQNQVLVEALIYLLGTGD